From a single Microbacterium terrisoli genomic region:
- a CDS encoding aldehyde dehydrogenase: MTDTMADTWHERADGLSIDGRAVIDGERVAAASGAATADVNPATGAVHAEVAALAAVDIDRAVAAARGAFDDGRWSRLSAEDRKVRMLRLADLMQLHADELALLDSLDMGKPVREAREVDVPGAIATFRWYAEAVDKLLDEIPSTPPGSTALVTREALGVVAAITPWNYPLEIAAWKLAPALALGNSVVHKPASVSPLSALRLADLALEAGIPAGVLNVVPGPGGRVGEAIGLHHGIDALTFTGSTAVAKTLLEYSGRSNMKRLSLEAGGKSANIVFADCDDLPGAAETAARGAFYNQGEVCSANSRLLVERRVHDEFVALVAEAARAYAPGDPLDGASGSGALVSRSHADDVWAAITSARAAGSLVIGAERLEIDGSDAFIVPTVVTGLPEQHPLHSTEVFGPLLTVETFETEDEAVAKANATAYGLAASVWTSSLSRAHRVSQRLVAGTVSVNTVDALGLTTPFGGFKQSGFGRDLSLHAFDAYSALKTTWIQFG; the protein is encoded by the coding sequence ATGACCGACACGATGGCCGACACCTGGCATGAACGCGCCGATGGCTTGAGCATCGACGGTCGCGCTGTGATCGACGGCGAGCGGGTCGCCGCCGCGTCGGGAGCCGCGACCGCCGACGTCAACCCCGCCACCGGCGCCGTGCACGCCGAGGTCGCAGCGCTCGCCGCCGTCGACATCGACCGTGCCGTCGCCGCCGCGCGGGGGGCGTTCGACGACGGGCGGTGGAGTCGGCTGTCGGCCGAAGACCGCAAGGTGAGGATGCTGCGGCTGGCCGATCTCATGCAGCTGCACGCCGACGAGCTCGCGCTGCTGGACAGCCTCGACATGGGAAAGCCCGTGCGCGAGGCACGCGAGGTCGACGTTCCCGGCGCGATCGCGACCTTCCGCTGGTACGCCGAGGCCGTCGACAAGCTGCTCGATGAGATCCCGTCGACGCCGCCCGGATCCACGGCCCTGGTCACGCGCGAGGCGCTCGGAGTCGTCGCAGCCATCACTCCGTGGAACTACCCGCTCGAGATCGCGGCGTGGAAGCTCGCACCGGCTCTCGCGCTGGGCAACAGCGTCGTGCACAAGCCGGCCTCGGTCTCGCCGCTGTCGGCGCTGCGGCTGGCCGACCTCGCCCTGGAGGCAGGCATTCCCGCCGGCGTGCTCAACGTCGTGCCCGGACCCGGAGGGCGTGTCGGCGAGGCGATCGGCCTGCACCACGGAATCGACGCGCTGACCTTCACCGGGTCCACGGCGGTCGCCAAGACGCTGCTGGAGTACTCGGGCCGGTCGAACATGAAGCGGCTGAGCCTGGAAGCCGGCGGCAAGAGCGCGAACATCGTGTTCGCCGACTGCGACGACCTGCCGGGTGCCGCCGAGACCGCCGCCCGCGGTGCGTTCTACAACCAGGGCGAAGTGTGTTCGGCCAACAGCCGGCTGCTCGTGGAACGCCGTGTGCACGACGAGTTCGTCGCGCTGGTGGCCGAGGCAGCCCGCGCGTACGCCCCGGGCGACCCGTTGGATGGCGCCAGCGGCAGCGGCGCGCTTGTGTCACGGTCGCACGCCGACGACGTGTGGGCGGCGATCACCAGTGCCCGCGCCGCGGGTTCGCTCGTGATCGGCGCCGAGCGGCTGGAGATCGACGGGTCGGACGCGTTCATCGTCCCGACCGTCGTCACGGGCCTTCCCGAGCAGCATCCGCTGCACAGCACCGAGGTCTTCGGTCCGCTGCTGACGGTGGAGACGTTCGAGACCGAAGACGAGGCGGTGGCCAAGGCCAATGCGACGGCCTACGGTCTGGCTGCATCGGTGTGGACCTCTTCTCTGTCGCGCGCGCACCGGGTGTCTCAGCGCCTCGTGGCCGGCACCGTGTCGGTGAACACCGTCGACGCCTTGGGGCTGACGACGCCGTTCGGTGGCTTCAAGCAGTCCGGATTCGGCCGTGACCTGTCACTGCACGCGTTCGACGCGTACTCGGCGCTGAAGACGACATGGATCCAGTTCGGCTGA
- a CDS encoding primary-amine oxidase has translation MTIVNDITATQTDTHPLARLTAEEIETNRVVIVNAGFVSERTLFTLVSLVEHDKDAVIAGRTDLDRLVRSLLLDRETQEVTEIVVSVRDRRVVASRVLDIVTEGQPPITAEEYEQAEHMIRADAGWQKAMAARGITDLSTARVCALSAGIFDIPGEQGRRLVRGSTFIQYDPTDNAWAHPVEGLVAYLDTNTGEVVELVDTEVVPIPQERFDFHLDAWMPEPRTTQKPIEITQPEGPSFTIDGDVVTWEKWQVRLGFDPVEGLVLHQLSFDDRGRRRPIIYRASVPEMVVPYGDPSPVRFWQNYFDAGEYSMGKNANSLELGCDCLGEISYFDAVLADDHGHPKTIRNAICMHEEDAGILYKHTDEFTLSADVRRNRRLVISFFITVGNYDYGFYWYLYLDGTIELEAKATGVVYTAAYGDQTQRERWSTPLGDEGLGMPFHQHMFCARLDMQVDGLRNAIEEVEVQRVPMGPDNPWGNAFTKRVTRLHTETEGARLADRGAGRVWHIVNPSHKNRHGAPVSYELRPSGDPTLMADPAASISRRAAFATKNLWVTQYEQTERFPSGEYANLNPGNHGIADWVAQDRSIEDEDIVVWHAFGMTHFPRPEDWPIMPVDKMGFTLKPYGFFDQNPALDLPKPDSAHCAAGGAEHDHAGHDDHAGHCHHDPHAGHHHEGY, from the coding sequence ATGACCATCGTGAACGACATCACAGCGACGCAGACCGACACGCACCCCCTGGCGCGGCTGACCGCCGAAGAGATCGAGACCAACCGCGTCGTGATCGTCAACGCCGGCTTCGTGTCGGAGCGCACGCTGTTCACCCTGGTCAGCCTCGTCGAGCACGACAAGGATGCGGTCATCGCCGGCCGCACCGACCTCGACCGTCTGGTGCGTTCGCTGCTGCTGGATCGCGAGACGCAGGAGGTCACCGAGATCGTCGTCTCGGTGCGCGACCGCCGCGTCGTGGCCTCGCGCGTGCTCGACATCGTCACCGAGGGGCAGCCGCCCATCACCGCCGAAGAGTACGAGCAGGCAGAGCACATGATCCGTGCCGACGCCGGGTGGCAGAAGGCGATGGCCGCCCGCGGCATCACCGACCTGTCGACGGCTCGTGTGTGCGCGCTCTCGGCCGGGATCTTCGACATCCCGGGCGAGCAGGGCCGCCGTCTCGTGCGCGGCTCGACCTTCATCCAGTACGACCCGACCGACAACGCGTGGGCGCACCCGGTCGAGGGCCTGGTCGCCTACCTCGACACCAACACCGGCGAGGTGGTGGAGCTGGTCGACACCGAGGTGGTCCCGATTCCGCAGGAGCGGTTCGACTTCCATCTGGACGCGTGGATGCCTGAGCCGCGCACGACGCAGAAGCCCATCGAGATCACCCAGCCCGAAGGCCCGAGCTTCACGATCGACGGCGACGTGGTCACCTGGGAGAAGTGGCAGGTGCGCCTGGGCTTCGACCCGGTGGAGGGGCTCGTGCTGCACCAGCTGAGCTTCGACGACAGGGGGCGGCGCCGGCCGATCATCTACCGCGCCTCGGTGCCCGAGATGGTCGTGCCCTACGGCGACCCCAGCCCGGTGCGGTTCTGGCAGAACTACTTCGACGCCGGCGAGTACTCGATGGGCAAGAACGCGAACTCGCTCGAGCTCGGCTGCGACTGCCTGGGCGAGATCAGCTATTTCGACGCCGTCCTGGCCGACGACCACGGGCACCCCAAGACGATCCGCAACGCCATCTGCATGCACGAAGAGGATGCCGGCATCCTCTACAAGCACACCGACGAGTTCACGCTGTCGGCCGATGTGCGTCGCAACCGGCGCCTGGTGATCTCGTTCTTCATCACGGTCGGCAACTACGACTACGGCTTCTACTGGTACCTGTACCTGGATGGCACGATCGAGCTGGAGGCCAAGGCCACCGGCGTCGTCTACACCGCCGCCTACGGCGACCAGACGCAGCGTGAGCGGTGGTCGACGCCGCTGGGCGACGAGGGCCTGGGCATGCCGTTCCACCAGCACATGTTCTGCGCCCGCCTGGACATGCAGGTGGACGGCCTGCGCAACGCGATCGAGGAGGTCGAGGTGCAGCGGGTGCCGATGGGCCCCGACAACCCGTGGGGCAACGCGTTCACCAAGCGGGTCACGCGCCTGCACACCGAGACCGAGGGGGCCCGGCTGGCCGACCGGGGAGCCGGGCGCGTCTGGCACATCGTCAACCCGTCGCACAAGAATCGCCACGGCGCACCCGTGTCGTACGAGCTGCGCCCGAGCGGTGACCCGACGCTGATGGCCGACCCTGCGGCATCCATCTCGCGCCGAGCGGCATTCGCCACGAAGAACCTGTGGGTCACGCAATACGAGCAGACCGAGCGGTTCCCCTCGGGCGAGTACGCGAACCTGAACCCGGGCAACCACGGCATCGCCGACTGGGTCGCGCAGGACCGCTCGATCGAAGACGAGGACATCGTCGTGTGGCACGCGTTCGGCATGACGCACTTTCCTCGACCCGAGGACTGGCCGATCATGCCGGTGGACAAGATGGGCTTCACGCTGAAGCCCTACGGCTTCTTCGACCAGAATCCGGCGCTGGATCTGCCCAAGCCGGACTCGGCGCACTGTGCGGCCGGCGGAGCGGAGCACGACCACGCCGGACACGACGACCACGCCGGGCACTGCCACCATGACCCCCACGCCGGCCACCACCACGAAGGGTACTGA
- a CDS encoding APC family permease has protein sequence MDDDSTVLAQQQTGHLKKTLGRFDIIFLVMSAVLSIEVLAETASFGAETFTWTLVLAVFFLIPYAMIFAETGSTFIGEGGAYLWVRRAFGRPAGALASILSWITQPVWVGGSMAFLASETWDSFISPLPHGSLGDWVFKIVFIWVTVVAAILSLAKAKWIPSLGAILKLVFLALFLITTVIYAAQHGVEKLDLASFSPTLVGFLSLVPLLLFAYLGFESANSASGEMKNPKRDIPVSIARSGIVSAACYLLPILAMLLVLPSKTITGIGGLMDAVQTVFGVYGPLAGPLVFLAAVMFVVILASQGASWMIISDRMQALTAADGAFFGGFFGAFHKKLGTPVHVNLLSGVVATVFLIAAMQITGSSAALFQVVLNISISTFLLSYLLIIPAAIKLRFAYPDVERPYRVPGRNRVFAALGIVAFLWVLLGSWVTVFPGTLENLFGIEYDFSDNWGVEQGPFELLTIGTLVVLAVLALVGYARGARIRAQRPLPDTTALTTIDDESMAHEGDR, from the coding sequence ATGGACGACGATTCGACAGTCCTCGCTCAGCAGCAGACCGGACATCTGAAGAAGACCCTTGGGCGCTTCGACATCATCTTCCTGGTGATGTCGGCGGTGCTCAGCATCGAGGTGCTCGCCGAGACGGCATCCTTCGGTGCCGAGACGTTCACGTGGACTCTCGTGCTCGCCGTCTTCTTCCTGATCCCCTACGCGATGATCTTCGCCGAGACCGGCAGCACGTTCATCGGCGAGGGCGGCGCGTACCTGTGGGTGCGCCGCGCATTCGGCCGGCCCGCCGGAGCGCTGGCGTCGATCCTCAGCTGGATCACGCAGCCGGTGTGGGTGGGCGGGTCGATGGCGTTCCTCGCCTCCGAGACGTGGGACAGCTTCATCTCGCCCCTGCCGCACGGGTCGCTCGGGGACTGGGTGTTCAAGATCGTCTTCATCTGGGTCACCGTCGTGGCAGCGATCCTGTCGCTGGCCAAGGCCAAGTGGATCCCCAGCCTCGGCGCGATCCTCAAACTCGTCTTCCTGGCCCTGTTCCTGATCACCACGGTCATCTACGCCGCGCAGCACGGCGTGGAGAAGCTCGACCTCGCCTCCTTCAGCCCGACGCTCGTCGGCTTCCTCAGCCTCGTGCCGCTGCTGCTGTTCGCCTACCTCGGCTTCGAGTCGGCCAACAGCGCCTCGGGCGAGATGAAGAACCCCAAGCGCGACATCCCCGTCTCGATCGCCCGATCGGGCATCGTGTCGGCCGCGTGCTACCTGCTGCCGATCCTCGCGATGCTGCTCGTGCTGCCCTCGAAGACGATCACCGGCATCGGCGGGCTCATGGATGCCGTGCAGACGGTGTTCGGCGTCTACGGACCGCTGGCGGGCCCGCTCGTGTTCCTCGCCGCGGTGATGTTCGTGGTCATCCTCGCTTCGCAGGGAGCGTCGTGGATGATCATCAGCGACCGGATGCAGGCTCTGACCGCAGCCGACGGCGCATTCTTCGGCGGCTTCTTCGGCGCGTTCCACAAGAAGCTCGGTACGCCGGTGCACGTCAACCTGCTCTCGGGTGTGGTCGCCACCGTGTTCCTGATCGCCGCGATGCAGATCACCGGCAGTTCGGCGGCACTGTTCCAGGTGGTGCTGAACATCTCGATCTCGACCTTCCTGCTCAGCTACCTGCTGATCATCCCGGCGGCGATCAAGCTGCGCTTCGCATACCCGGACGTGGAGCGCCCCTACCGGGTGCCCGGCCGCAATCGCGTGTTCGCCGCGCTGGGCATCGTCGCCTTCCTGTGGGTGCTGCTGGGATCGTGGGTGACTGTCTTCCCGGGCACCCTCGAGAACCTGTTCGGCATCGAGTACGACTTCTCCGACAACTGGGGCGTCGAGCAGGGTCCGTTCGAATTGCTGACCATCGGCACACTCGTGGTGCTGGCCGTGCTCGCACTCGTCGGCTACGCCCGCGGCGCACGCATCCGCGCGCAGCGGCCGCTGCCCGACACCACGGCACTGACGACCATCGACGACGAGTCGATGGCACATGAAGGAGACAGATGA
- a CDS encoding M20 family metallopeptidase — MSEVMAVRAPSATVKDDARRAVGDSGAALVALSRQLYENPETAWREVASSRAVGDVLERAGFAVEYDYLGLATAFRAVFGSGGFRVGLMAEYDALPGLGHACGHNLISAMSVGAGLALARVAEVSGLTVEVYGTPAEEGGGGKVEMLDRGAFADLDLALMAHPAPVDVAEARPLAVAHWHIEYTGKTAHAAAYPTQAVNAADAFTIAQVALGLLRQQLPADVRVHGIVTDAGTAPNAIPGRSEGRWYVRAPSLAQLDELIPRIMACFEAGALASGCTLEVTPESKPYAEFRTDRAALDAYVANATALGRTFVTEGPATTMATASTDMGNVSQIVRAIHPYIGVDSFPVSNHQREFADHCVGPVAEQTLFDGAVALAWTALDVAAAAREGARGDAHT; from the coding sequence ATGAGTGAGGTGATGGCCGTGCGTGCGCCGAGCGCGACGGTGAAAGACGACGCGCGGCGCGCGGTGGGCGACAGCGGCGCAGCTCTGGTCGCCCTGTCGCGGCAGCTGTACGAGAATCCTGAGACGGCCTGGCGCGAGGTCGCGTCGTCGCGTGCGGTCGGCGACGTGCTGGAGCGGGCCGGGTTCGCCGTCGAGTACGACTACCTGGGCCTTGCCACGGCGTTTCGCGCGGTGTTCGGCTCCGGCGGGTTCCGGGTCGGCCTGATGGCCGAGTACGACGCGCTGCCTGGGCTCGGGCACGCGTGCGGCCACAACCTCATCTCGGCCATGAGCGTGGGGGCGGGCCTGGCGCTGGCCCGGGTCGCCGAGGTGTCGGGTCTGACCGTGGAGGTGTACGGAACCCCGGCCGAGGAGGGCGGCGGCGGCAAGGTCGAGATGCTCGACCGCGGCGCGTTCGCCGACCTCGATCTCGCGCTGATGGCCCATCCCGCACCGGTCGATGTGGCCGAGGCGCGGCCGCTCGCCGTCGCGCACTGGCATATCGAGTACACCGGCAAGACCGCGCACGCGGCGGCCTATCCCACCCAGGCGGTCAACGCCGCCGACGCGTTCACGATCGCGCAGGTGGCCCTCGGGCTGCTGCGTCAGCAGTTGCCGGCAGACGTGCGGGTGCACGGCATCGTCACCGATGCGGGCACCGCGCCCAACGCGATCCCCGGCCGCAGCGAGGGCCGCTGGTACGTGCGGGCGCCTTCACTCGCGCAGCTGGACGAGCTCATCCCGCGGATCATGGCCTGCTTCGAGGCCGGAGCGCTGGCCAGCGGGTGCACGCTCGAGGTCACGCCCGAGAGCAAGCCGTATGCCGAGTTCCGCACGGATCGGGCGGCGCTGGACGCCTACGTCGCCAACGCGACGGCTCTCGGGCGGACGTTCGTGACCGAGGGGCCGGCGACCACGATGGCCACGGCATCCACCGACATGGGCAACGTGTCGCAGATCGTCCGGGCCATCCACCCGTACATCGGGGTCGACTCGTTCCCCGTCTCGAATCACCAGCGCGAGTTCGCCGATCATTGTGTGGGTCCCGTCGCCGAGCAGACCCTGTTCGACGGTGCCGTGGCTCTGGCCTGGACGGCGCTGGATGTCGCAGCCGCCGCCCGTGAGGGCGCCCGCGGCGACGCGCACACCTGA
- a CDS encoding DUF1028 domain-containing protein, translating into MTFSIVARDVSGALGMAVSSSSPAVAARCIHLRSGVGAVGSQNITDPRYGATLLDAFEAGTAPDEALATLMSTDSTGEYRQVAVVDAAGRTAVHSGAHTLGTYATATGDGVVTAGNLLASAEVPAAMLAAFEAAEGDLELRLMAAMRAGLAAGGEAGEVHSAGLAVVREAGWNVTDLRVDWDDEDPIGRLAALLELWLPQRDDYVTRGMHPETAPAYGVPGDE; encoded by the coding sequence GTGACCTTCTCGATCGTCGCCCGCGACGTGTCGGGGGCGCTGGGGATGGCGGTCTCGTCGTCGTCGCCGGCGGTGGCTGCCCGCTGCATCCACCTGCGCAGCGGCGTGGGTGCCGTCGGCTCGCAGAACATCACCGACCCTCGCTACGGTGCGACCCTGCTGGACGCGTTCGAGGCCGGCACCGCGCCCGACGAGGCGCTGGCCACGCTGATGTCGACGGATTCCACCGGCGAGTACCGCCAGGTGGCGGTGGTGGATGCCGCGGGCCGCACGGCCGTGCACTCGGGCGCCCACACCCTCGGCACGTACGCGACCGCGACCGGCGACGGCGTGGTCACGGCAGGCAACCTGCTGGCCTCGGCCGAGGTGCCCGCCGCGATGCTCGCCGCATTCGAGGCGGCGGAGGGTGATCTCGAGCTCCGGCTGATGGCCGCGATGCGCGCCGGCCTTGCCGCCGGCGGGGAAGCCGGGGAGGTGCACTCGGCGGGCCTGGCCGTCGTGCGCGAGGCGGGCTGGAACGTCACCGACCTGCGCGTGGACTGGGACGACGAAGACCCCATCGGCAGGCTCGCGGCCCTGCTCGAGCTGTGGCTGCCGCAGCGCGACGACTACGTCACCCGCGGCATGCACCCCGAGACCGCGCCGGCGTACGGCGTGCCCGGCGATGAGTGA
- a CDS encoding RidA family protein translates to MPTHTRIRPFNTKDTYPEQNLDNDLCQAVVAGGVVYLRGQIGQDLDTRETVGIGDVQAQAEKAMANIKMLLEEAGSSLDDIVKVVVYIIDPRYRETVYRVMGRWLKGVFPVSTGLVVSALARPEWLVEIDATAVISERAR, encoded by the coding sequence ATGCCCACGCACACCCGCATCCGTCCCTTCAACACGAAGGACACCTATCCGGAGCAGAACCTTGACAACGACCTGTGCCAGGCGGTGGTCGCCGGCGGCGTCGTGTACCTGCGCGGTCAGATCGGGCAGGACCTCGACACCCGCGAGACCGTCGGCATCGGCGATGTCCAGGCGCAGGCAGAGAAGGCCATGGCCAACATCAAGATGCTGCTCGAAGAGGCCGGTTCGTCGCTCGATGACATCGTCAAGGTCGTCGTCTACATCATCGATCCCCGCTATCGCGAGACGGTGTACCGGGTGATGGGCCGCTGGCTGAAGGGTGTCTTCCCGGTCTCGACCGGCCTGGTCGTCAGCGCTCTGGCCCGGCCCGAATGGCTCGTCGAGATCGACGCCACCGCCGTGATCAGCGAGCGTGCCCGGTGA
- a CDS encoding flavin-containing monooxygenase, producing the protein MSTAHDENPAGTGMTGRAPEQTEVVVIGAGQAGIAMSEHLGARGIPHIVLERDRIAERWRTMRWDSLVANGPAWHDRFPSLEIAGVGDDEFATKDRMARYFEEYVEMIEAPVRTGVEVTAVRKREGGAGFRVETSRGDIHARYVVAATGPFQQPAIPQIVPADAGVEQLHSSQYHRPDQLAQGAVLVVGAGSSGVQIAAEVQRSGKRVYLSVGPHDRPPRAYRGRDFVWWLGVLGLWEMSTPPQGAEHVTIAVSGADGGHTVDFRRLADDGVTLVGRTASFDGRSMHFNADLRENILRGDANYLGLLDQADEFIERNGLDLPEEPEARILGPEADCIVDPILDLDLRAAGITTIIWATGFAADYSWMHVDAFDEAGRPKHQRGVAAEPGIYFLGLPWQSRRGSSFIWGVWHDAKYLADSIEIQRGYLTYRAPGEASAPSADHRHDRREALSTGVN; encoded by the coding sequence GTGAGCACCGCGCACGACGAGAACCCGGCCGGCACAGGCATGACCGGTCGGGCACCAGAGCAGACCGAGGTCGTCGTGATCGGCGCAGGTCAGGCCGGCATCGCGATGAGCGAGCACCTCGGTGCACGCGGCATCCCGCACATCGTGCTCGAGCGCGACCGCATCGCCGAACGCTGGCGCACGATGCGATGGGACTCGCTGGTGGCCAACGGCCCCGCCTGGCACGACCGCTTTCCGAGCCTCGAGATCGCCGGTGTCGGCGACGACGAGTTCGCGACCAAGGACCGCATGGCGCGGTACTTCGAAGAGTACGTCGAGATGATCGAGGCGCCTGTGCGCACCGGCGTCGAGGTCACCGCCGTCCGCAAGCGCGAAGGCGGTGCGGGCTTCCGCGTCGAGACCTCCCGTGGCGACATCCACGCGCGCTATGTCGTGGCGGCCACCGGACCCTTCCAGCAGCCGGCGATCCCGCAGATCGTGCCGGCCGATGCGGGCGTGGAGCAGCTCCACTCGAGTCAATATCACCGTCCCGACCAGTTGGCGCAAGGGGCCGTGCTCGTGGTCGGCGCGGGATCGTCGGGGGTGCAGATCGCCGCCGAGGTACAGCGCTCGGGCAAGCGCGTCTACCTGTCGGTCGGACCCCACGACCGTCCGCCCCGCGCCTACCGCGGCCGCGACTTCGTGTGGTGGCTCGGTGTTCTCGGCCTGTGGGAGATGTCCACACCGCCGCAGGGTGCCGAGCACGTCACGATCGCCGTGAGCGGCGCCGACGGCGGGCACACCGTCGACTTCCGGCGCCTGGCCGACGACGGCGTCACGCTCGTCGGGCGCACAGCGTCCTTCGACGGGCGGTCGATGCACTTCAACGCCGACCTGCGTGAGAACATTCTGCGCGGCGACGCGAACTATCTCGGCCTGCTCGACCAGGCCGATGAGTTCATCGAGCGCAATGGGCTCGACCTGCCCGAAGAGCCCGAGGCGCGCATCCTCGGCCCCGAGGCCGACTGCATCGTCGACCCGATCCTCGACCTCGACCTGCGCGCGGCCGGCATCACGACGATCATCTGGGCCACCGGCTTCGCCGCGGACTACAGCTGGATGCACGTGGATGCCTTCGACGAGGCAGGACGCCCCAAGCACCAGCGCGGGGTCGCCGCCGAGCCGGGCATCTACTTCCTCGGTCTGCCCTGGCAGTCCCGTCGCGGATCGAGCTTCATCTGGGGCGTGTGGCACGACGCGAAGTACCTCGCCGACAGCATCGAGATCCAGCGGGGCTATCTCACCTACCGCGCCCCGGGCGAAGCATCCGCACCGTCCGCCGACCACCGACATGACCGCCGCGAGGCCCTTTCGACAGGAGTCAACTGA
- a CDS encoding TetR/AcrR family transcriptional regulator, with protein MARVKDQAARRAEIVDAAKRAIAARGLTGLRLKDVAAECELTAGAVAYYYPDLTQLVREVHLDEVDRFYWDRRRAIEAVDDPRVKLSRTVASGVPSSARDVDFQVLNELHVHAYRDEVHARLMADLFDREVSLYESVLMDGVAAGVFALKAPAGMIARNLVALEDAYGLHVLGGSRVGGAEVRDMILAHAAVMVGCDLG; from the coding sequence ATGGCACGTGTGAAAGATCAAGCGGCGCGTCGCGCCGAGATCGTCGACGCCGCCAAACGGGCGATCGCCGCTCGCGGCTTGACCGGGCTGCGGCTCAAGGACGTCGCCGCCGAATGCGAGCTCACCGCGGGCGCCGTCGCCTATTACTACCCCGATCTGACGCAGCTGGTGCGCGAGGTGCACCTCGACGAGGTCGACCGCTTCTACTGGGACCGTCGTCGCGCGATCGAAGCGGTCGATGACCCGCGCGTCAAACTCAGCCGCACCGTCGCCAGCGGTGTGCCCTCGTCGGCACGCGACGTCGACTTCCAGGTCCTCAACGAATTGCACGTCCACGCGTATCGCGATGAGGTGCACGCCCGCCTGATGGCCGACCTGTTCGACCGTGAGGTGTCGCTGTACGAGTCGGTGCTGATGGACGGCGTCGCCGCCGGCGTGTTCGCGCTCAAGGCACCGGCGGGAATGATCGCCCGCAACCTCGTCGCCCTCGAAGACGCCTACGGGCTGCACGTTCTGGGCGGCAGCCGGGTCGGCGGGGCCGAGGTGCGCGACATGATCCTCGCGCACGCGGCGGTCATGGTCGGCTGCGACCTCGGATAG
- a CDS encoding amino acid transporter produces MSDKRPTTRRDLMKPGQMLGLAVIAALFAGVVTLVSMGLFQDRFPGESSHALLVGLIVAGITFVVTLVVLALLMLAVQPEQITHRVDGPVLIGRDQAVADEQAAKDAAAARAASGRAPTDPGATGNGGKRA; encoded by the coding sequence ATGAGCGACAAGCGCCCCACCACTCGCCGAGACCTGATGAAGCCCGGGCAGATGCTCGGGCTCGCGGTGATCGCCGCGCTGTTCGCCGGCGTGGTCACGCTCGTGTCGATGGGCCTGTTCCAGGACAGGTTCCCCGGCGAATCCTCGCACGCGCTGCTGGTGGGTCTGATCGTGGCAGGCATCACGTTCGTGGTCACGCTGGTCGTGCTCGCTCTGCTGATGCTGGCCGTGCAGCCCGAGCAGATCACGCATCGCGTCGACGGACCCGTTCTGATCGGGCGCGATCAGGCCGTCGCCGATGAGCAGGCGGCGAAGGATGCCGCAGCCGCACGCGCGGCGTCCGGGCGCGCGCCGACCGACCCGGGAGCGACCGGCAACGGCGGCAAGCGCGCCTGA